A window of Trichomycterus rosablanca isolate fTriRos1 chromosome 5, fTriRos1.hap1, whole genome shotgun sequence contains these coding sequences:
- the exoc3l4 gene encoding exocyst complex component 3-like protein 4, translating to MLYTLPEFPEVLLSVMQIDKLIKDKNLEEAYVNMRSLQQEVQCEQEALGEEPSPVELVHKEKDLSLLYKTLRDKLTEIIRHSCAQLSPNKELLVQVAAIIDEEEKNEGHVGEQGGWRDLWRSAIKDGVKDTLKRVPLDSIEQNASWLAVHLGKVGKNIVEDLQKVKTELVSSYPPSFNVFDTYVSSFHNVVKEHLKGLLAKVTDKKDYYALLDFIINRYSEKIMGNISLKPEMKEEQKSLQLDGDFLEQIKNAYLRRLQEDLKSSLNRVIELEHDEMWKDKKKPELNEALYNSHIYMDIWTNFEGQIQAAGMLDTDLKQKVLCCCLDELKQFPKQFESAFVQWSNNCLPDPSLWAEYNITYINSFIALKEHTENHKERSRHQVEQLAKEVDGLVARLSQALLERFKTDTKIFLRRMMTRKWLSSDEDFKQLHKRIETLSQQCKHMSPQHIKVFVCDVHYFVVREYVSQLMKNNYSCKNRKNVSAASKIQEQWGELCELFKEMDSTHSWLYQVGYHLSKIVGQTKKSDIKNYLQPLVEDYPDFSKRHLSSLLYFCGVTRGRVRQGLLQKLSELSRHTKNAGSTKQVLFSDIQTAANTDCLANMPFSCLSILTDDN from the exons ATGCTGTACACACTACCTGAGTTCCCTGAAGTACTTTTGTCTG TAATGCAGATCGACAAGCTCATAAAAGACAAAAACTTGGAAGAGGCTTATGTAAATATGCGATCCCTGCAGCAGGAGGTTCAGTGCGAGCAGGAAGCTCTGGGTGAGGAACCGTCTCCAGTGGAACTGGTCCATAAAGAAAAAGACCTGAGTTTGCTTTACAAGACACTGAGGGACAAACTGACTGAAATAATCAGGCATTCCTGTGCGCAGTTGTCTCCTAACAAAGAACTACTCGTGCAAGTGGCTGCCATCATTGATGAGGAGGAAAAGAACGAAGGGCATGTTGGGGAGCAAGGTGGGTGGAGAGATCTCTGGAGGTCTGCAATAAAAGATGGGGTGAAGGACACACTTAAGCGGGTACCACTGGACAGCATCGAGCAAAATGCTTCCTGGTTGGCAGTACATTTGGGAAAAGTAGGAAAAAATATTGTGGAAGACTTACAGAAAGTAAAGACAGAACTTGTGAGCTCATACCCACCAAGTTTCAACGTGTTTGATACTTATGTTTCATCGTTTCACAATGTTGTGAAAGAACATCTGAAGGGGCTTTTGGCAAAGGTGACAGACAAGAAGGATTACTATGCTCTTCtggattttattataaatagatACAG TGAGAAGATCATGGgaaacatttctttaaaaccAGAGATGAAGGAGGAACAGAAATCTCTTCAACTGGATGGGGATTTCCTAGAACAGATAAAGAACGCATACCTCAGACGCCTACAA GAGGATTTGAAGTCATCCCTAAACAGGGTAATTGAGCTAGAGCACGATGAGATGTGGAAAGACAAGAAAAAACCTGAACTAAATGAAGCACTTTACAACTCCCACATTTACATGGACATCTGGACG AATTTTGAAGGACAGATCCAGGCAGCTGGCATGCTGGATACAGATCTGAAACAGAAAGTCTTGTGCTGCTGCCTTGACGAGCTGAAGCAGTTTCCCAAACA ATTTGAGTCAGCCTTTGTGCAATGGAGCAATAATTGTCTTCCTGATCCCTCACTATGGGCAGAGTATAATATTACCTACATCAACAGCTTCATTGCTTTAAA AGAGCACACAGAGAATCACAAAGAAAGGAGTCGACATCAGGTTGAGCAACTGGCAAAAGAGGTGGATGGACTTGTTGCCAGACTGAGTCAGGCTCTGCTGGAACGCTTTAAAACTGACACCAAG atttttttgagAAGGATGATGACGAGGAAGTGGCTGTCTAGCGATGAAGATTTTAAACAACTACATAAGAGGATTGAAACTCTGTCTCAACAGTGCAAGCACATGAGCCCTCAGCATATAAAG gtgtttgtgtgtgatgtgCACTACTTTGTAGTGAGGGAATATGTATCTCAGCTGATGAAGAACAACTACTCTTGCAAAAACAGAAAGAATGTATCAGCTGCCTCCAAAATACAAGAGCAATGGGGTGAACTATGTGAACTCTTTAAGGAAATG GATTCTACCCATAGCTGGCTTTATCAAGTAGGATACCACCTGAGCAAGATCGTTGGACAAACAAAGAAAAGTGACATTAAGAATTACCTACAGCCTCTTGTTGAAGACTATCCAGATTTCAG TAAAAGACATCTCTCCTCATTGCTGTATTTCTGCGGGGTTACCCGTGGCCGAGTGAGACAAGGACTTCTACAGAAGCTCTCAGAGCTGAGTCGCCATACCAAAAATGCTGGAAGCACAAAGCAGGTCCTGTTCAGTGACATACAGACAGCAGCAAACACAGACTGCCTAGCTAACATGCCTTTTTCATGTCTCTCTATTCTTACAGATGACAACTAG